In the genome of Pseudomonas protegens, one region contains:
- a CDS encoding fimbrial protein — MSYAETGVNSGNVKFEGLISSVSCKVQVDANESGANTGTVKFGNVLPSVFAGGIGSASEFKEFNINLSGGGCTDGSKAAVSFNKDGFIDNATGNLRLIDSGSGSASGVQIQIHNNGATPGKIDLSENNNQQFAEVVGNKAVLKFKASYVAVSDTIVEGRADSNINFDVTYN; from the coding sequence TTGAGTTACGCAGAGACCGGTGTCAACTCCGGCAACGTGAAGTTCGAAGGCCTGATCTCCAGCGTCAGTTGCAAGGTTCAGGTCGATGCCAACGAGTCCGGAGCGAACACGGGCACGGTCAAGTTCGGCAACGTCCTGCCTTCGGTTTTCGCCGGCGGCATCGGCTCCGCCTCCGAGTTCAAGGAATTCAACATCAACCTCAGTGGCGGCGGCTGCACCGACGGCTCCAAGGCTGCCGTCAGCTTCAACAAGGACGGCTTCATCGATAACGCCACCGGCAACCTGCGTCTGATCGACAGCGGTTCCGGTTCGGCATCGGGCGTGCAGATCCAGATTCACAACAACGGCGCCACCCCGGGGAAAATCGACCTGTCGGAAAACAACAACCAGCAGTTTGCCGAAGTCGTGGGCAACAAGGCGGTGCTGAAGTTCAAGGCCTCCTATGTGGCGGTCAGCGACACGATCGTCGAAGGTCGTGCCGACTCCAATATCAACTTCGATGTGACGTACAACTGA